A section of the Spirosoma pollinicola genome encodes:
- a CDS encoding methyltransferase, with the protein MLNNSQLDLAPITRHLRAMFGSRLLVAAVHHLHVFDQLNSEPLSVAELRNRIGLSERPAMVLFPALCAMQLLAYDADGRLFITELGRYLTTSQTPNLTGYTGLEKDDIGAVEMAVRLKNDGPMDTPEGISFVKEGDAPSPMDDPELSRKFTLGLAGRAKHLSPIVAANLSKREGHLLDVAGGTGYYTYEWLLNNPASTATILDRPAVLSVAAEILDEFSHSDRPGAGSLKERVRLLPGDMLTDELPQTDILLAASLFHDWPTPTCQLLAHRFASALRPGGELWVHDAFLNDALDAPLPVTDYSAQLFWGTKGRCYSRAEYRSWFTEAGLQPTPDNIPTQMDYGLIWARKTT; encoded by the coding sequence ATGCTCAACAATTCCCAACTCGACCTTGCTCCTATTACCCGTCATTTACGGGCTATGTTTGGCTCACGCTTATTGGTCGCAGCCGTTCATCACCTGCATGTTTTTGACCAACTGAACAGTGAACCGCTCTCAGTAGCTGAACTACGTAATCGGATTGGGTTGAGCGAACGCCCGGCTATGGTTCTATTCCCAGCTCTCTGTGCTATGCAGTTGCTGGCTTATGATGCCGATGGCCGGTTATTCATTACCGAACTGGGCCGCTATCTGACAACGAGCCAAACACCTAATTTAACGGGTTATACCGGTCTGGAAAAGGACGACATTGGGGCTGTCGAAATGGCCGTTCGGCTTAAAAATGATGGCCCGATGGACACTCCGGAAGGCATTTCATTCGTAAAAGAGGGCGATGCGCCCTCCCCTATGGATGATCCCGAACTATCCCGAAAATTCACGCTTGGTCTGGCCGGACGCGCCAAACACCTGTCGCCGATTGTAGCTGCCAACCTATCAAAACGCGAAGGGCACCTACTGGATGTAGCCGGGGGAACAGGCTATTATACCTACGAATGGCTATTGAACAATCCTGCCTCAACGGCTACTATACTGGATCGCCCGGCGGTACTGAGCGTAGCTGCCGAAATACTGGATGAATTTAGCCATAGTGATCGTCCGGGTGCTGGTAGTTTGAAGGAGCGTGTACGTTTACTGCCAGGCGATATGCTTACGGATGAACTTCCCCAAACAGATATTCTCCTGGCGGCCAGCCTCTTCCACGACTGGCCTACACCCACCTGCCAATTACTGGCTCACCGGTTTGCCTCGGCACTGCGACCCGGTGGCGAGTTATGGGTGCATGATGCATTCCTGAACGATGCACTGGACGCCCCGCTACCCGTAACGGACTATTCTGCTCAACTATTCTGGGGAACCAAAGGCCGATGCTACAGCCGGGCTGAGTACCGAAGCTGGTTCACCGAAGCGGGCTTGCAACCAACGCCTGATAATATTCCTACACAAATGGACTACGGTTTAATTTGGGCCAGGAAAACTACGTAA
- a CDS encoding DUF6883 domain-containing protein, with protein sequence MLLPFAEQAYADDSKFLDYCLNTEHPYGKHKARVFNSALGITAANWKLLRDTVLTAVLLNSASYAGRNGYGETYVVDFDMTHKSKTATVRTSWIIHDDENFPRLTSCYIIT encoded by the coding sequence ATGTTATTACCTTTTGCCGAGCAGGCCTATGCTGATGATTCTAAGTTTTTAGATTATTGTCTGAATACAGAACATCCTTACGGAAAGCATAAAGCTCGCGTGTTTAATTCGGCATTAGGCATAACGGCTGCGAACTGGAAACTTTTGCGGGATACTGTTTTAACCGCCGTTCTACTTAATTCCGCTTCCTATGCCGGTCGTAATGGTTATGGAGAAACGTATGTTGTTGATTTTGATATGACGCATAAATCCAAAACTGCTACGGTTCGCACAAGTTGGATTATTCATGATGACGAAAACTTTCCACGATTAACCAGTTGTTACATCATTACATAA
- a CDS encoding aldo/keto reductase: MEYRQLGASGLKVPVLSFGTATFGGGNEFFKAWGSTQVEEATRLVNLCLDAGVNMFDTADVYSDGLSEEILGKAIEGQRDKVLISTKATFPFGAGPNNQGSSRFHLLKQCESSLKRLKTDYIDIYHMHGFDGVTPLEETMRTLDDLVQSGKVRYIACSNYSGWHLMKSLAISKQYGWNRFVAHQVYYSLVNREYEWELMPLGLDQQVGAFIWSPLAGGRLGGRYGRNKPAPTEGRVLEGKSPVPQAVVPEETFYKITDALDEIAAETGKSVAQVSLNWLLQRPTVSSIIIGARNEEQLRQNLDAVGWNLTIDQTKKLDAASDVPTIYPYWHQRQNLTLNPPPKFY; encoded by the coding sequence ATGGAGTATAGGCAACTAGGTGCATCGGGTCTGAAGGTTCCGGTGTTGAGTTTTGGTACGGCCACATTTGGTGGTGGCAACGAATTTTTCAAAGCCTGGGGCAGCACCCAGGTGGAAGAGGCTACCCGGCTGGTAAACCTGTGTCTGGATGCGGGTGTAAATATGTTCGACACGGCCGATGTTTATTCAGATGGTCTTTCGGAAGAGATTCTGGGTAAGGCTATCGAAGGGCAGCGCGATAAAGTATTGATCTCGACTAAGGCTACGTTTCCGTTTGGTGCGGGGCCGAACAACCAGGGTTCATCTCGTTTTCACTTGCTAAAACAATGTGAAAGCAGCCTCAAACGCCTGAAAACCGACTATATCGACATTTATCACATGCATGGCTTCGACGGGGTTACACCCCTTGAGGAAACCATGCGCACACTGGATGATCTGGTGCAAAGTGGCAAGGTCCGTTACATTGCCTGTTCCAATTATTCGGGCTGGCATTTGATGAAATCGCTGGCTATTTCGAAGCAGTATGGCTGGAATCGCTTTGTGGCACATCAGGTTTACTATTCGCTGGTGAACCGGGAATATGAGTGGGAACTGATGCCGCTTGGCCTCGATCAGCAAGTGGGGGCTTTTATCTGGAGTCCGCTGGCGGGTGGTCGGTTGGGTGGTCGTTATGGCCGCAACAAACCCGCGCCAACGGAAGGTCGTGTTCTGGAAGGAAAAAGCCCGGTGCCGCAGGCTGTCGTACCCGAAGAAACGTTCTACAAAATTACCGATGCCCTGGACGAAATAGCTGCCGAAACCGGGAAGTCCGTTGCGCAGGTGTCGCTCAACTGGTTATTACAACGCCCAACCGTATCGAGCATTATTATTGGTGCCCGCAATGAGGAGCAACTCAGGCAAAATCTGGATGCGGTAGGCTGGAACCTGACAATCGACCAGACAAAGAAACTGGACGCTGCCAGCGATGTGCCAACCATTTACCCGTACTGGCATCAACGCCAGAACCTGACGCTGAATCCCCCCCCGAAATTTTACTAG
- a CDS encoding DUF4926 domain-containing protein, whose amino-acid sequence MEELKLHDVVALTKPIPEHNLRRGDIGVVIDMGPNGQCLLEFADRNGIPYAMPTVSSEGFMKVYLHADMVE is encoded by the coding sequence ATGGAAGAACTAAAACTACATGACGTTGTCGCTCTTACGAAGCCCATACCTGAACATAACCTCCGCCGGGGGGATATCGGGGTTGTCATTGACATGGGCCCTAATGGACAGTGCTTGCTGGAGTTTGCAGACCGTAACGGTATACCCTATGCCATGCCGACTGTCAGCTCTGAAGGATTCATGAAAGTGTATTTACATGCGGACATGGTAGAGTAA
- a CDS encoding DUF1684 domain-containing protein, protein MRFFIVLLTSLLTTAAVAQTPFDVQLAKHRETYKKDLLATSGGPISEEGDLAYVQFYAPDSTYRVTATVERIPNAEPFEMPTYNGKTRSHVAYALLTFNLNGKPQKLTLYRNLNVIRIPEYRDYLFLPFKDTSSGKETYGGGRYLDLRTGEIQNGHVTLDFNKAYNPYCAFKEGYPCPIPPKTNVLTVAVEAGEKAYGKDH, encoded by the coding sequence ATGCGCTTTTTTATAGTCCTACTCACGAGTTTATTGACAACGGCGGCAGTTGCTCAAACACCTTTTGATGTGCAACTTGCCAAACACCGGGAGACGTATAAAAAAGATTTGCTGGCCACGTCGGGTGGGCCAATCTCGGAAGAGGGAGATTTAGCTTATGTGCAGTTCTACGCGCCCGATTCAACCTACCGCGTAACGGCTACCGTAGAGCGGATACCCAATGCAGAACCGTTCGAAATGCCCACGTATAACGGCAAAACAAGATCGCATGTGGCCTACGCATTGTTGACATTTAACTTGAACGGCAAGCCACAAAAATTGACGCTCTATCGCAATCTGAACGTCATCCGCATACCGGAATACCGCGATTATCTGTTCCTGCCGTTTAAAGATACCAGCTCAGGCAAGGAGACGTATGGGGGCGGGCGCTACCTTGATTTACGGACGGGAGAGATTCAAAATGGACATGTAACACTGGATTTTAATAAAGCCTATAACCCATATTGTGCCTTCAAAGAAGGATATCCCTGCCCAATTCCACCCAAAACTAATGTGTTAACCGTAGCTGTTGAAGCGGGCGAGAAAGCCTACGGAAAAGACCATTGA
- a CDS encoding LacI family DNA-binding transcriptional regulator has product MTRKPSLKDIAQTVGVSTTLVSYVLNNQKENRISKVVAQKIREVAQALNYRPNQIAKSLKTNKTFTIGLVVADISNPFSSSLARIIEDEAEKYDYTVLFGSSDEKPRKAQKLISTLLDRQVDGLLIFPSEGAEPQLIELQKQGIPFVLIDRYFPDLKTSYVALDNYASIYKAVQHLIDSGYRRIGMVTFDTALFNIMERKRGYLSALKANKIPVRKTLVKELRMDAEGADIAKAVGELLTGTKPVDAILFASNTLALYGLQQINALHLSVPEQVAVVSIDQAESYNLFHTSVTYIRQPLVEMGQLATKILLESIKKNNTITQANLEGELVIQDSTRPVDG; this is encoded by the coding sequence ATGACCAGAAAGCCATCTTTAAAGGATATTGCCCAAACGGTAGGTGTTTCAACAACGCTTGTATCATATGTGCTTAATAACCAAAAAGAAAACAGAATCAGTAAAGTAGTGGCTCAAAAAATTAGGGAAGTGGCCCAGGCCCTCAACTATCGGCCCAACCAGATTGCCAAGAGTCTCAAGACGAATAAAACGTTTACAATAGGGCTGGTCGTAGCCGACATTTCAAACCCGTTCTCCTCTTCCCTTGCCCGCATTATTGAAGATGAAGCGGAGAAGTACGACTATACCGTTCTCTTCGGAAGCTCAGATGAGAAACCCAGGAAAGCCCAAAAGCTTATATCGACATTGCTGGACCGTCAGGTCGATGGGCTGCTGATTTTTCCTTCAGAAGGAGCCGAGCCCCAACTAATCGAACTACAGAAGCAGGGCATTCCATTCGTTTTGATTGACCGGTATTTCCCCGACCTCAAAACCAGTTATGTAGCATTGGACAATTACGCGTCTATTTATAAAGCTGTCCAGCACCTGATTGACTCGGGCTATCGCCGAATTGGGATGGTTACGTTCGACACGGCTTTGTTCAATATTATGGAGCGTAAGCGAGGTTATCTATCTGCGTTAAAGGCCAATAAGATCCCGGTTCGTAAAACGCTGGTGAAGGAATTACGCATGGATGCAGAGGGAGCAGACATCGCCAAAGCAGTTGGTGAGCTGTTAACAGGCACTAAACCCGTTGATGCCATCCTGTTTGCCTCCAATACACTTGCTCTCTACGGCCTGCAACAGATCAACGCCTTACACCTGAGTGTACCGGAGCAGGTAGCCGTCGTGAGCATCGACCAGGCCGAATCGTATAACCTGTTCCACACATCGGTCACATATATCAGGCAACCTTTGGTGGAAATGGGTCAACTGGCCACGAAAATCTTACTGGAGAGCATAAAGAAGAACAACACTATCACGCAGGCCAATCTGGAAGGTGAGCTGGTAATTCAGGATTCAACCCGGCCGGTAGATGGGTAA
- a CDS encoding mannitol dehydrogenase family protein, with the protein MFTTIQEVSTEPTKLRILNTANSLLAYPALLAGYRSVQEAIANDCLNAYLHTSLVIADKSLGDLSADNDLDESIGLAVNHLLSLEVSHPLSVLSRDGASKLPAFVLPVLLDRLEQGKEVSSFAFLLAAYGHYLQAGVDDKGEEYTVDEPALTNHDWAILANGDVVSLLDISAFASAGLRSFPQFVSQYKSYRNQIACYGLTFSLKQTLCAFWEEEPEAHR; encoded by the coding sequence ATGTTCACAACCATTCAGGAAGTATCAACGGAACCTACTAAGCTCCGTATTTTAAATACAGCCAATAGTCTGTTGGCCTATCCAGCTCTTTTGGCCGGGTACCGGTCTGTCCAAGAGGCTATTGCAAATGACTGTCTTAACGCTTATCTGCACACGTCTTTAGTGATAGCCGATAAATCACTGGGTGATTTGTCGGCTGACAATGATTTGGACGAATCAATTGGCCTGGCTGTCAACCACTTATTGAGTTTGGAGGTTTCCCATCCGTTAAGTGTGTTAAGTAGAGATGGCGCGTCTAAACTACCGGCCTTTGTTCTGCCTGTCTTGCTCGACCGGCTCGAACAGGGCAAAGAGGTATCATCCTTTGCCTTTCTACTGGCTGCTTACGGCCATTACCTGCAAGCGGGCGTCGATGACAAAGGGGAGGAATACACGGTCGATGAACCAGCATTAACCAACCACGATTGGGCAATTCTGGCCAATGGGGATGTAGTATCTCTTCTGGATATTTCGGCTTTTGCGTCGGCCGGGTTACGGTCGTTCCCGCAGTTTGTCAGTCAGTACAAATCGTACCGAAATCAGATTGCCTGTTATGGGCTTACCTTTTCGCTCAAACAGACCCTTTGTGCCTTCTGGGAAGAAGAGCCCGAAGCACATAGATAA
- a CDS encoding VOC family protein, with the protein MIQFSRLDHILVSIPEGKTREARAFYSGVLGLAEIPGDHPGGAIWFQVADIQLHLREEAGGSESLRHPAFEVKNLDAARQELEQKGVSISYSSDIDGRKRFFIRDPFGNRMEFLEFVS; encoded by the coding sequence ATGATTCAGTTCAGCCGATTAGATCATATTCTTGTGTCCATTCCGGAGGGGAAAACTCGCGAGGCCCGGGCCTTTTATAGCGGGGTGCTGGGCCTTGCCGAAATTCCCGGCGATCACCCCGGCGGTGCGATCTGGTTTCAGGTTGCCGATATTCAACTGCACCTGCGGGAAGAGGCCGGAGGGAGCGAATCCTTGCGGCACCCGGCATTCGAAGTCAAAAATCTGGATGCGGCCAGACAGGAACTGGAGCAAAAAGGAGTTTCTATTTCTTACTCGTCGGATATTGACGGCCGGAAGCGGTTTTTTATCCGCGATCCATTTGGTAATCGAATGGAGTTTCTGGAATTTGTTAGCTAA